One window of Nostoc sp. C052 genomic DNA carries:
- a CDS encoding ATP-binding protein — translation MLNSTRISLLQTDDEVLVFEDDREQISDTTQLTPLDVESQGQEASEAWKMMIVDDDVEVHQATKLALRSFIFEGKPLTFISAFSGIEAKKLIAVHPDTAFILLDVVMETNDAGLRVVKYIREELKNQIVRVILRTGQPGDAPEESVILNYDINDYKLKVELTRQKLITTAIAALRSYRDLITIEKQSAQLTQVLHDLQETQYNLIQNEKMSALGNLVTAIAHEINNPINFIAGNLKPAQDYIHDLLALIDLYRQRFPDPGAEIEEAIATIDLDYLQEDLPKLISSLKEGSDRIRGISASLRTFSRGDSDRKVHFNIHEGIESTLLILKHRIKANEHRPAIEVIKNYGQIPQIECFPGQLNQVFMNLIANAIDALEESNKGRSFQQIKDNPNRLTITTALSEDRHHVSIRMQDNGEGMSENVKQKLFGYLFTTKPVGKGTGLGLTISRQIIEEKHGGQLTVTSELGKGTELAIVIPVAAGD, via the coding sequence ATGCTTAATTCTACCCGTATATCTCTCTTACAAACAGATGATGAAGTCTTGGTGTTTGAAGACGATCGAGAGCAGATAAGTGATACAACTCAATTAACTCCATTGGATGTAGAAAGCCAGGGACAAGAGGCTTCTGAAGCTTGGAAAATGATGATTGTGGATGATGATGTTGAAGTCCACCAAGCAACCAAACTAGCTTTGAGAAGTTTTATTTTTGAGGGCAAACCTTTAACTTTTATTTCGGCTTTTTCGGGAATAGAAGCGAAAAAGCTGATTGCAGTTCACCCAGATACCGCATTTATTTTATTAGATGTGGTGATGGAAACTAATGATGCTGGGTTAAGGGTGGTTAAGTATATTCGGGAGGAGTTGAAAAACCAGATTGTGCGGGTGATTTTACGCACAGGACAGCCGGGAGATGCGCCCGAAGAATCAGTGATTTTGAATTATGACATCAATGATTATAAGTTGAAGGTTGAATTAACTCGCCAAAAGTTAATTACAACTGCGATCGCGGCTTTAAGGTCATATCGCGATTTAATCACCATAGAAAAACAATCAGCACAATTAACTCAAGTATTACACGACCTGCAAGAGACACAATACAATCTCATCCAAAATGAAAAAATGTCGGCACTGGGCAACCTCGTTACAGCCATTGCCCACGAAATTAATAACCCAATTAATTTTATTGCAGGCAACTTAAAACCTGCACAGGACTACATTCACGATTTATTAGCACTAATTGACCTTTATCGGCAAAGGTTTCCCGATCCGGGAGCAGAAATTGAAGAAGCGATCGCCACAATCGATTTAGACTATCTCCAAGAAGATTTACCCAAACTTATCTCGTCCTTGAAAGAAGGTAGCGATCGCATTCGTGGCATCAGCGCCAGTCTCCGCACCTTCTCTAGAGGAGATAGCGATCGCAAGGTTCATTTTAATATTCATGAAGGTATTGAAAGCACATTACTTATCCTCAAGCACCGAATCAAAGCCAATGAGCATCGCCCTGCTATTGAAGTAATCAAAAATTACGGGCAAATACCTCAAATAGAATGCTTTCCGGGGCAACTCAACCAAGTTTTTATGAATCTGATCGCCAACGCCATTGATGCTTTAGAAGAATCTAATAAAGGGCGTAGTTTCCAACAAATTAAAGACAATCCCAATCGTCTCACAATTACCACCGCTTTGTCTGAAGATCGGCATCACGTTTCGATCCGAATGCAAGACAATGGCGAGGGAATGTCCGAAAATGTCAAGCAAAAACTGTTTGGTTATTTATTTACCACCAAACCAGTAGGTAAAGGCACTGGTTTAGGATTAACAATTTCCCGGCAAATTATAGAAGAAAAACACGGTGGACAACTCACAGTGACATCTGAGTTAGGCAAAGGCACAGAATTAGCGATCGTCATTCCAGTGGCGGCTGGGGATTAG